One genomic window of Corticium candelabrum chromosome 9, ooCorCand1.1, whole genome shotgun sequence includes the following:
- the LOC134184281 gene encoding DNA polymerase delta subunit 2-like isoform X1 translates to MADSLLAPPQHGCKEYSKLERRICTCEDLSSRFRVTSRRFTQQYSQIYAVRLMATRPVLERAAKKKWGDDIFIQKLMDVKTGLRCCVLGTLFKAMPLQPSILKEISEEQGLNPLPAQARLTSDEDCLILEDESQRIALTGVIPVSKSVTGAVIALVGQELSSGRFEVEDYTYCGIPPQDIISLDSCLQQGEDRFVLLVSGLGVGRSSRDPLPLQLLIDTVSGQLGGPFVQEMCSKIVRVIVAGNALSEETKVDKKERGSKLLTRKVDAISCEAVKELDELLTQLASCVPVDVMPGANDPANYLLPQQPFSSCMFPETAQYSTMHLATNPFHSVIGGVSFLGTSGQSISDIYQFSNTENRLDILEHTLVCNHLAPTAPDTLGCVPYFKEDPFVIKNCPNVFYAGNQPLFQSRFVIGDEGQQTLLILIPDFCKTSTCVLVNLRTLECQPMSFGSELTGIEEECLQVKIDGAETMDKS, encoded by the exons ATGGCTGATAGTTTACTTGCACCACCTCAACATGGCTGCAAGGAATATTCGAAATTGGAAAGACGAATTTGTACTTGCGAAGACTTGTCGTCGAGATTCAGGGTGACTTCGCGCCGTTTTACTCAACAATACTCTCAAATCTACGCTGTACGGCTAATGGCCACTAGACCTGTATTGGAACGTGCGGCTAAGAAAAAGTGGG GCGATGACATCTTTATTCAAAAGCTGATGGACGTGAAGACTGGATTACGATGCTGTGTTCTTGGAACTCTTTTCAAAGCCATGCCCTTGCAACCAAGTATTCTTAAAGAAATAAGTGAAGAG CAAGGTCTGAATCCATTACCAGCACAGGCAAGATTGACCTCAGATGAAGATTGTTTAATATTGGAGGATGAATCACAACGTATTGCACTGACTGGGGTTATTCCCGTGTCAAAGTCTGTGACAG gTGCTGTTATTGCTCTTGTAGGGCAAGAGCTGAGCAGTGGCAGGTTTGAAGTAGAAGATTACACATACTGTGGAATCCCACCTCAAGATATAATATCTCTTGACTCTTGTTTACAGCAAGGAGAAGACAG aTTTGTTCTGCTGGTTTCTGGTCTTGGTGTGGGAAGATCAAGTAGAGATCCATTACCTCTACAACTACTTATTGACACTGTCAGCGGCCAGCTTGGTGGACCATTT GTACAAGAAATGTGTTCCAAGATCGTAAGAGTTATTGTAGCAGGAAATGCTTTATCTGAAGAAACTAAGGTAGACAAGAAAGAGAGAGGATCTAAG CTTTTGACAAGGAAAGTTGATGCAATTAGTTGTGAAGCAGTAAAGGAGCTAGACGAACTGCTTACCCAACTTGCA AGCTGTGTTCCAGTTGATGTTATGCCTGGAGCCAATGACCCTGCAAATTACTTGCTTCCACAACAGCCTTTTTCTTCATGTATGTTTCCAGAGACTGCACAGTACTCAACTATGCACTTAGCTACCAACCCATTTCACTCGGTTATTGGTGGAGTGAG TTTTTTGGGAACATCAGGCCAGTCAATTTCTGACATTTATCAGTTCAGTAATACTGAAAATCGATTAGACATCTTAGAGCATACATTGGTATGCAATCATTTGGCACCTACTGCCCCTGATACATTGG GGTGTGTTCCATATTTTAAGGAAGACCCCTTTGTTATAAAGAACTGTCCAAATGTCTTCTATGCTGGAAACCAACCATTGTTTCAATCAAGATTTGTTATTG GTGATGAAGGACAACAGACTTTGCTCATTTTAATTCCTGACTTTTGCAAAACATCAACATGTGTGTTGGTGAATTTACGAACTTTAGAATGTCAGCCAATGTCATTTGGTAGTGAACTGACGGGCATTGAAGAAGAATGCTTGCAAGTGAAAATCGATGGAGCTGAAACCATGGATAAGAGTTGA
- the LOC134184281 gene encoding DNA polymerase delta subunit 2-like isoform X2: MTPLVQTVCCSIVLYRTVRKPQQGDDIFIQKLMDVKTGLRCCVLGTLFKAMPLQPSILKEISEEQGLNPLPAQARLTSDEDCLILEDESQRIALTGVIPVSKSVTGAVIALVGQELSSGRFEVEDYTYCGIPPQDIISLDSCLQQGEDRFVLLVSGLGVGRSSRDPLPLQLLIDTVSGQLGGPFVQEMCSKIVRVIVAGNALSEETKVDKKERGSKLLTRKVDAISCEAVKELDELLTQLASCVPVDVMPGANDPANYLLPQQPFSSCMFPETAQYSTMHLATNPFHSVIGGVSFLGTSGQSISDIYQFSNTENRLDILEHTLVCNHLAPTAPDTLGCVPYFKEDPFVIKNCPNVFYAGNQPLFQSRFVIGDEGQQTLLILIPDFCKTSTCVLVNLRTLECQPMSFGSELTGIEEECLQVKIDGAETMDKS, encoded by the exons ATGACACCACTAGTTCAAACAGTCTGCTGCAGTATTGTACTTTATCGAACAGTTAGAAAGCCTCAACAAG GCGATGACATCTTTATTCAAAAGCTGATGGACGTGAAGACTGGATTACGATGCTGTGTTCTTGGAACTCTTTTCAAAGCCATGCCCTTGCAACCAAGTATTCTTAAAGAAATAAGTGAAGAG CAAGGTCTGAATCCATTACCAGCACAGGCAAGATTGACCTCAGATGAAGATTGTTTAATATTGGAGGATGAATCACAACGTATTGCACTGACTGGGGTTATTCCCGTGTCAAAGTCTGTGACAG gTGCTGTTATTGCTCTTGTAGGGCAAGAGCTGAGCAGTGGCAGGTTTGAAGTAGAAGATTACACATACTGTGGAATCCCACCTCAAGATATAATATCTCTTGACTCTTGTTTACAGCAAGGAGAAGACAG aTTTGTTCTGCTGGTTTCTGGTCTTGGTGTGGGAAGATCAAGTAGAGATCCATTACCTCTACAACTACTTATTGACACTGTCAGCGGCCAGCTTGGTGGACCATTT GTACAAGAAATGTGTTCCAAGATCGTAAGAGTTATTGTAGCAGGAAATGCTTTATCTGAAGAAACTAAGGTAGACAAGAAAGAGAGAGGATCTAAG CTTTTGACAAGGAAAGTTGATGCAATTAGTTGTGAAGCAGTAAAGGAGCTAGACGAACTGCTTACCCAACTTGCA AGCTGTGTTCCAGTTGATGTTATGCCTGGAGCCAATGACCCTGCAAATTACTTGCTTCCACAACAGCCTTTTTCTTCATGTATGTTTCCAGAGACTGCACAGTACTCAACTATGCACTTAGCTACCAACCCATTTCACTCGGTTATTGGTGGAGTGAG TTTTTTGGGAACATCAGGCCAGTCAATTTCTGACATTTATCAGTTCAGTAATACTGAAAATCGATTAGACATCTTAGAGCATACATTGGTATGCAATCATTTGGCACCTACTGCCCCTGATACATTGG GGTGTGTTCCATATTTTAAGGAAGACCCCTTTGTTATAAAGAACTGTCCAAATGTCTTCTATGCTGGAAACCAACCATTGTTTCAATCAAGATTTGTTATTG GTGATGAAGGACAACAGACTTTGCTCATTTTAATTCCTGACTTTTGCAAAACATCAACATGTGTGTTGGTGAATTTACGAACTTTAGAATGTCAGCCAATGTCATTTGGTAGTGAACTGACGGGCATTGAAGAAGAATGCTTGCAAGTGAAAATCGATGGAGCTGAAACCATGGATAAGAGTTGA